Genomic segment of Citrus sinensis cultivar Valencia sweet orange chromosome 7, DVS_A1.0, whole genome shotgun sequence:
TGTGGTGGTTTATTTTAACTGAGTCTTTATTCCTAGTCATCACTTGGCcgaggtgatctgctcaaGTTTAGACCACCTGGTTGAGGTGATCTGGTCAAGCTCATAGCACATGGTTGAGGTGATCTGCTCCACCTCATagcacctggtcgaggtgatctgctccaCCTCATAGCACCTGGTTGAGGTGATCTGCTCCACCTCATAacacctggtcgaggtgatctgctccacctcatagcacctggtcgaggtgacctGCTCAACCATTTGCTCACTTTCACTTGGAGGAGATCATGGTCGCTCTATTTAATTCCTCAAACAATACCTTCAATGATCTTCTGGAttactttttcttcaatttcatcaACACCCACATCCAAATCTTTGCCAATGCTAgacatgaaaaaataaataaaaaaaagaaaagaaaatctattattaGAACAAGGCCAAgataaaaagggaaaaaaatttatctttatttaaatatcgttgaaataaaaatctaaccGAGACTTGGACTTTTTCCCAAATGAGAGCTTTGAGAAGGTGGCATGGGTGTCCTCAAGAGGGCTGTAACTCGGGTCTAAATCCGAATCATAACCCGGGTCGGACCCTCCACTGTCGGTGCTGTATTCATCATCTCCTTCTTCGATGAATATTACTTGCTCAGACTCAGGAGCTGCCATTGACGCGCTACTCTTTTGCTTTCTTCTGGttttattgattgattcatatttttcttccgCAGAAACCTTTTAAGGTAAAAACCGTAACAACTTGCTTTCGCTTTTTGAAATCGAATTGCCAGAATGAAAGGAAATTTTCgaccaaaaacaaaagtaaatatgGCCGTTGaggatttgaaaatttgaagctTGTGCAGAATGGATCAATTATATGATTAAATCGTTTCGGCGGATTGTTTTGAttgattagatttttttattattatctaattaacaatGCTGCttcgattaaaaaaaaaaattgcgtTACAAAGTTTTCacaagaaaatagaaatattaaaatatccttTATTGTATTGCAAGTTACACACAATTACTTCGACATTACTAACTTCACTCGGGCATTGGAGAAATCGTTagaaatttagatttaatattgatttctCCGTCTTTatcttctaataatttttggtCACActgtatttataatttgagtgtctaaattatataattgtattAGAGTTATTCTTTAGTGTAAACTTGCTTATCAAAATATGAATATTAACGTCGGTGTTGTAAAaggattttataatattatactatcaaaatctattacaatattttaaagcattAAGTGTATAATATGTGGATGTTCGCAcctaaaacttattaaattataacatgCGTAAATTTCTATATGagtaatttagaaattattccACAAAAGTTGGAAGTTCAATTTTCAACAGGAAACTCACATCAAGATGCAACATTGGGAGTACTTTCTGTATTCGGAATGGTTTTTCGAGTAAGGAAATTTTATCCCATGCGGTCATGTTATTCTTCTCATCAGCCCAATTTCTTACTGGGATTATTTTGTTATGCTTGTAGGAAAAACAATGGCGGTGTCTGCTGCACAATCTGAAAAGGAGTTCGTCATaacaaagaacaaagaaacTGGAGAAAGGAGAATTGTTGTGACTGGGTTAGGTGTTGTAACGCCACTTGGTGACGATGCACATTTGTTTCACACCAGCCTTCTTGAAGGGGTTACTGGGATAAGTGATATACAGGGCTTTG
This window contains:
- the LOC102606685 gene encoding uncharacterized protein LOC102606685, producing MAAPESEQVIFIEEGDDEYSTDSGGSDPGYDSDLDPSYSPLEDTHATFSKLSFGKKSKSRIGKDLDVGVDEIEEKVIQKIIEGIFFYLLQVKIRTFVMGKDIALTKI